DNA sequence from the Microcebus murinus isolate Inina chromosome 18, M.murinus_Inina_mat1.0, whole genome shotgun sequence genome:
GCTGAGCCTCCACTCTGCAAGtatgcagggagggagggagggaggggagagaggcgaGAAGTGGGAGAACCAAGCAAGAGGGGAGGAAGATCCGAACCAGCCAGGCTGAAGCTCAGTTCCCCGCTGCTTCTCTGTCCCCAGGCTGTGCACAAGCCATGCACAAGCCATGCCCTGCACTCCTAGGGAAGAGGCAGTGAAGAGGCTGTTTGATTTCCAGCCCTGCATTTCATTGTGGGGCCTTGGGCGTGGCAGggagcctccctgagcctcagttttctcatctataacaCAGGGAGCATGGCTGTGTGTGCCGCTGGGGTTGCGTGGGGGATGTGAGGACGCAGCCCAGCGCAGCTGCACCGTGCACGGGCAGTCACGCAGCGCATCTTCGGGGCGCTGAACACCTTGCCCTCTGGGGATCTCTTTGCTTGTCTGTCCTCTTGTCTGTGACCTCCCTGAAGGCCAGAACTAGGTCTCATCACCATGGCACCCGGTGCCCTGTCACATGCCTCAGTCACCTGCTGTAGGTGACCAGTGTCTGCTGCATGAGCAGTCACAGGAGGGAACACCAGGTGAGAGCTGGGATAAAGAATGGGAAGTAAAAGGAAAGGATAGGGGCAGGCAAGGACCCCCGCCACCACTCTCCCTCCAGAATGTCCCCCATCCCATCATGGGTCGCCCCTCTGGTCTTTTCCAGCCTTTCTTCTAGAGCAGGGCTGCGGCAGGCTGTGCTTGTTGGTTAGACAGTGGCCATGTGGGGAGATCATTCCATGTGGCTTTAGGGGGCTGTGAGGCAGAGTCATTGACCTTGGGCCCATCTCAGTGGCTCCAGGACTTGGGGTCACCACAGACGCTCCATAGAGCCCAGAACACAGcaagggccagggcagggctggcaggggtgggggtctcagggcAGCGAGGAGTGAGGCGCGGGTACTGATGAGTCTCCAAGgtgggaggtgggctgggggtgggctggAGCGAGGCTACTCACGATTCCAAGACAGGAAATCATCCCCCAACCCCTCTGCTGCTGTAAATGCCTTCCCCACCTCTACAGGACTTCCAAGGGACAGGACACGGCCTCTCCACCCCTGCTTAGAGCTAAGTGAGAGAAgcaacccaggaatttgagaagaTTCCAGAGGGCAGTGGGCAAGAGCTTAGGCATGAGAAATATCtaaatttgaatcctggctctgccactcactcaGCAAATGCTTTAATAAGCtccctaaacctcagtttcctcacctgtaaaactgGTATGATAAATCTTACTGGTATGATAATTCAGGgtgattgtgaagattaaaaggaGTACCCTGAGCATAGGGGAGAAAGGAAAGCTCTTCTTTATAGGAgaatgccaactaataaatacacaaaagtgatagaattagaaaataagcaTTTCACAATAGATTTGGGCAAGAATCACCCTGGGGCAGGAAAAGATATCATACAGGACATTTTGAGGGACAATTGGGGAAGTTTGAATGTGGATTGTGCAGTAGATGCTGTTGTGTCAACGTTACATCTCTTGTCTATGATGGTGGCCTGTGGTTCTGCTGGAGAATGTTCTTCCTCTTGGGAGATGCACAATGAAGTATATAAGCGTTCTGGCCTCTGCAAAGGTCTCACAAATGGTTCAGCAAGATACATATGCATCTGCAAAGAGAGGTACTAAATGTGactgtttttaaaagacaggtTAAGGTGTGTAGAGCGCTCTTAACAAGCCCTGATGTCCCCAGAAGGCATGGTCGGCAGGGAGCAGCAGCAGAGGTCGGGAGGCCTGAGGGCCTGCTGGGGGCTGGTTTAGGGGCAGGAGCCAGTAAGgctcaggctggggagggaggaggctgaagGCAGAGTAGGGTAGAAGGAACACAGGGTCTGAAGGCAAAAGACCTGGTCTACTTGGTAATGAAATGAGGCCCTTCCGTGAGACGCTTAACCAttttgtgccttggtttccctctCTGTACAAAGGGcagaagaatgagaaaagagaaaataggtgAGGAATCCCTTGATGAACTAGAGCCTGCCACTACGTGTGGACATGTCTGTCACTGCTCAGAGCCAGCCGGTCTCCGGGCCCAGGAGCTCTGGGCAAAAGGAGCATGTTagggtgggggtgcaggtgggAATATAAGCACCACAGGGTGGGACTGTGGACCCCCTTCTGTCCACCTCCCTGGGGGCCCCAGCAGGGCTAAAGAACTGAGTCAGGAGGCAAGTGCTCTCTGCTACCTTTGCCCAGAAGGGACCTCCTCCCCCACGAGACCCCCAGGAGCTTGCTGGGAAGGCACTGTGGCCAGAGAAGTAACTTGGGGATGACATGTAAATGACCAAACCATTGTAAGTCTGTGCCTCTCGTTTCTGCTTTGCTGTGTCCTGTGCCACCCAGTGCTGCTGGCCAGAGGGTGAGGGCGCTAGAAATACTCGCCAACCCAGAAGGAACGTGGGCTGTAGCCGGCTTGAGCTGGTGTGTAACCTGGGATggagttccttccttcctctagGCCTTGGTTTGCCCAGAATCCATAAAATGGGGTGATCTGTCCCTGCCCTACCTCCACCAGTGTGGAGAAGAGGAAACCCATACTTTGGAGGCCAGCAGACCTGTGTTCGAATCCCGACCCCACTGCTTGCTGGTGATAAATAGGAGCCTTCACATCTCACAACTTCCATTTCCTTAACCattgtgggggtgagggggtcaTGTCCCATGTGCAAGGTTATTGCAATAAGTCGAGACAAAATAAGTACAAATAACTGCCGTGTAGTTTATTGGTTTCACCCCCACTAGGACGTCAGCCCTTGAGCCCAGGCAGGGGCCTGGTCTGGTTCACAACTGTACCCAGTCCCCAGGGTGATGCTGGGTGCTGAGTGGCAGCTCCCTCAGATCATGGGTTGGCATTGGGACAATGGGGGCTCAACAACGGTAGCTCCCACTGTCACTCTGAAGTGTGCTGAGATAAAAAGCATTTGAAGTTTATGGTTGTTGAGAAAGGAAACCTTAGAAAGCAGAAATAACCTCCAGGGATGGCTGGGGTCTGTCTGTCGGTCTGGCAATGGAGGACACCAGGGGAGCTGGGCTTCTCTAGACCAGGGGACGGACACTGCGTGCCCTCGAGGGCCAGGCATCTGTGTGCGAGGGCGGAGCAGGGGCACTCGGCAGCTGGGACCCCCGCACATCCTGTCCCATAGGGCTCCCGAGCGCTGGCTGACTGTGGCCAGCTAGGAAGGCAGGCCCAGGTTGCCAGCACGGCTGAGCttacaaaagaagccagaaatcagtggaaaactattcatttttaaaagaaaaacacaagtgAGAGCAAACAAAACTCATCTgtgggctgggagaggctggTCGTACAGCCTTCTCGGGCAACCTGGACAGAAGGACCCTTGGAGTGGCCTCCGTGGGGGTCCTCGTCCCTCCAGCCCTCTCAGGCAATCCCGGTGCCTGAGACGTAGGACTCCACTGCGGGAAATGCCAATCTGCCATCCAGATGCAGAAGGCCAGGGCCACGCAGAGCCAGCCAGGGAAGGTCTCCAGGCTTCGGGGCTCCCACAGTGCCTGGTCCACGTGGACGTTCAGCAAATACTCAGTGAACAAATCTCTTCAGGGCAACTGTGAGCACAGGCCTCTGACTCTgggcctcatctgtaaaatgggcacaggaATGCAGCCCCACCCACCTCACAGGGATAATGGAGACATGGAGTGAAGTCGAAGGGCTAAAAGAGTTTCTGAACATCAAAAGTGCTTTACAAATGCCAGGTGTGGTCATCCttactgtcattattattatgaacAAGATACTTTTGCCAGAGCAGAAGGGGGTCTGTTGCTCAGAAGAGCAGGGAACCCACAGACTTCACAAGGATGGTCTGGATCGAGCCCACCGGGGTCACGGCAGAGGGGACGTGGGCTCTGGACACGGGAGCCCACCCGACCTCCTCCCCAGCCGCCAGGCCTCCAGCTCAGCGGCCCCGTCAGGCCCGGCTGCGTCTCCTCAGAGAGCTTCTGGGGACGCACAAACGCCGTGCGTGCTGCCCGTGAAATATAGCAactatataaataacataaatacttTCTCATATATCTTAGCTatataaattattctctttcaTCCTAAAAACTATATGCGTGAGGTAGACAAAAATACCCTGTGAGCATTTCCCTTAAAGCTGTAGATGAGGGGTCAGTGGTCACTCTGGTCCCCAGGGGCCTGAGCAGGGCTGAGGTGGGTCTTTAGGGATACCAGGAAAAGAAAGGGGTGCGGACAAGGGGGGAGAAGACAGGGAGAGGGCCGGACGGAGAGGACCCCATGAGTGGAGGGGTCCTCAATGCCAGCCACGGCCTAGGTCCCTCAGAGTCTGGCCTTTGCCCTCCTGCCACCATGGCACAGTGGCTGTGATGTTCCCAGGCCTCTCTTCCTGCCAGCGGGGTCTGTGCTGCCTCACGCCAGGGCTGGGCCGGGGCTGGGCCGGGGTGGAGCCAGAGGAGTGGGATGCATCAGGCCGGCAGAGGAAAAGTCTCCCTGCGGTGGGGGAGTGGAAGGACCCAGAAAACCAGCCCTCCGCCCTCTCCTCCTGCCAAGATGCGGCCAGCTGCTTGGGTCAGCAAAGTCAGCCTAGTGAGGGGACTTGGGTCCATCTGGCTTCTCCTTTGAGCCTGTGCAGTCGCAGATGCCGCCAGCATCCAGCAGGCTGCCCCGGTCCGCCGAGGGCAGCGCCTCCTCGCCCTCGGGGGTCTCAGGGAGTCGGCCGGGCACCGCCATGGGCCTTCCTCCCGGAGCTGGCACAGATGACGTTTCTGAGCATCTGGCTGATTCCGAAGCTTCCTGCCGCAGTGGAGGTCAGCGCCTCTGGGTTCAGGGAGAAAGGAAGCTGACGGAGGGGTGCGGCAGGGCTGGCAAAGCGGCCAAGGGCGTCCTGAAGGAGGTCACGTCCTCCTGGCTGGCACGGGGCCCCACTCTGGGGAGGCACAAGCCTCCAGCAGAGTGGCCCCTGCGAGGGCCCTGTCGTGAGCTAGAGAGGGCTGTGCTCTCCCTGGGAGCCCTCGGCCGGTCCAAGGGGTGGGTCTGTCCGTGCGTGAGTACCTgcgtctctctcttcctcccacacAGGGCCTTGGCAGGTGGCTCTGGAAATGTCCACAGGATCCGAGGAAGTTCGCAAAGTTACCTCTACTCCTCAGGTAGGGGCCAAAGTGAGGGGCCATTAGCGAATGAAAGGGCTACAAAGAGCCAGGCGTGGCAAGGACTCAGCGCCTACAGCTCCAGCCAGGGCGAAAGCCCCAATTAGATGCACAGCCGTAAGAGCAGAAAGGTAATCAGAACCAGAACCCGAGAGCCAGCTGGTCGTCTGTGTCACAAAGTCAGCTGGTGGCGGGGTCTTGCCGCCCAGGAAGACCCCAGCCACAGGGAGCTGACCAAAGCTGACTCAGTAGATGGCTGAGAAACTGAGCTCACTGTGTCCCTGCCAGGAACCAGAGGGCTGTCCCTCTTCTCCTCTGGGTTGGAATTAAAGGTTCCTTTGGCCACCAGGGAAAACAAGGAGGGTTGCTGTCTCCCCATGTGACCTCGGGTGCACTGAGTCCCACCGCGGCCTGCCTTGTCCACTGGCAGTCACCCCGGGCAGGGTGGAGGGTTGTGGACAACTCAGCTCTCGAGATGAGAAGGAGGCCTCCGTGCAGGTACATCTGAAAACCCAGATCAGGGAGGTCCAGGACACGTCTTTGACTTGGGTCCACTCAAGCCCAGAAAGCTTCCCTTCCTCCAAACAGCTCCTGCCACCTAGCACGGCAAAGCCAGAGCAGTGGCGCCTGGTGCTCACTGCCATCTGGGCAGGGCCGGAGGGCTGGACCGACCCATTCCAAGCAGGCTCCCGCCTTTGCTCCCAGCCAGCATCGCCTCCGGTGCGTTCCCCGCCCAGAAGCCTGGGTCCTGAGAGCTTGCTGGCTCTCGGCCATTCACCCCAGGAACCAAGATGGCGGGATAGaccctctctcccctccaaaaCCTCAGTCCTGCTGTCTTCTCGGGTTCCTTTCCCTCCGCATCCTCTCGCACCCTGTCTTCCTGCTCCAAGTCCTCAATAAGGCTGGCGACCCTTGGGTTCAGGGCCCGGGTTTGCTTCTCTTTGCTGTCGAGGGAAGCCAAAGGCGGGCTGAGCAGTGGTAGAGGAGGGGTGAGCCGCACACTCGTGTGCACTGGCGCACACGTTGGTTTGTGCTACACACTGTGCTACTGCTCAGAGGGCAGGCTGAACAGCTGTACGGGCACCGTGGGAGTCCTGGCAGTGCCCGGCTGGCTCTGGGGCAGCAGGCCTAGGGCTTGCAGGTGTACACGAGCTCCTCCTGCATGCACTGCTGGCACTCCACATAGcagcaccactgcacctggcagtGGCAGGAGAAGGCCACCAGGCGGCTCTGGGTGTCGTAGCCCCGCCCACAGCACAGGCTGCTGCAGCTGGCCTCCCGGGAGCACACCCTGCCTGCCGTGCCCGGCGAGTACTTGCTGGGCCGGCAGAAGCTGGGCGAGTCCTCCATGTAGACCAGGTCCCCAGGCCGGGGGACCAGGCCCTTGGCTGGGCTTCCTGGCCTGGCGGGTGCCCACAGCTCTAGGCGGCCCAGGGCCTCGTTGGTGGCGCTGGACACCTTGACGGCCGAGTCGTAGCGCAGCTTCAGCACCTGGCCCGTCTCACGGAACGGGGAGAGCTGCTTCCAGCAGGTGCGCACGGCGCAGGAGCCCGACACGCCGTGGCACTTACATGTGGTCCTGAGGCCACTCTTCACAGCCTGCGAGAAGAGCCGGGTGGAGGCGGGGTCAGAGGCCCGGACCCCGCAGCCCAAGCCCGCACCCAGGGCACCAACCCCGGCAGGGGAGCGGCAGGATGGGAAGGAGACACAAGGAGGTTCGTGGAGGGGGACAAATAGGACCCGAGCGAGCCCGGGAGGCACCTTCGCACAACTAGGTCAAAGGCTCCCTTTCCTCTTGGCGGAGGCAGCCAGTGTGCACGCACGCCTTGGTGAGGTGGCTGATCACAGCCCCAGCTCCTCTGCCGGGCCAGAGTTCTGGTGGAGTAGACAACTTACACCGCTGAACAGAGCAGCCCTGGTTTACACGACTCAGAGATGAGGACAGAGCACACAGAGCACAGAATCCAGTCTCCCAAGGAACTGGAGCACTGGCCTCACCCAGCCTGCTCACCCCCGTACACCTAGATTCTTTATACCATCCAGTTGTctctctgctgtgtgacctccactgagtcccttcctctctctgggcctcctccATCTTCCCACCCATAAAATGGAGGGGCAGCAGGGGTTGCTCGAGATCAAAGCTGTCAAACTATGCTGGCTTCTAGGACCTCTAGGAAGACCCTGTCCTCGGAAGGGAGACCCCTCTCCAAACACATCCCTGCTTCACTGAGGCCCGGTTCTGAGCCTGCTGCCATTGCTACCCAGCCACCCATGACATCCAGGACCCTCCCCCACTCTGCTGTACTCCCGGCGGCCAGCAGTGGTCCAGAGTAGACGCTCAGGGAGGGCGGGTTCCCTGGCTCTGCGCCCAGGCTGGGCAAGGCGCTGTGGGTGGCCTAGGGGCATGCTCACCTTCATGCCCACGTGGGTGTTGTGGGCGTCTGCCCGTGCCCGCAGgtccttgcttcctctcttgggCCCCAGGAAGTTGTTCAGGAACTTGGTGCTGTACTTGAGGTTGTCGCCGCACACGCCCCACTGCCAGGCCTGCCGGCTCTCCAGGCCCGGAGAGTCGTCGCATGTGCAGCGCTCCATGCGCCCCGCGCTGCAGGCCCGGGCCAGCGCGTGGGTGAGCGCGGCCGAGGACACCGCGTACAGGAAGGCCGTCTCTTTGAAACCTGTGCGGGCGCCCGCCCAGCGGGGTCAGGAAGGAGGACAGGGGGAAGCTCAGAGGCTGCCCGCCACCCTCtgagggcaggagggggtggTGGCAGAGATGCGGTGGCGGGCCTGAGGACACATCTCCGGGTGAGCCTCCCTGTCACCTGCCCTTCAAACTCAGGCTGCAAATTGCTGTCTAAATGGAATTTCCAAATCCACTATGGAGTGTGTGCGCAGGGCCCAGAGGGCAGCAGGACAGGAGTCGCTGCCTCTACTTAACAGACATGAACCCTGAGATGCAAAGAGAAGACACCCAGGCTCTAGTGAGGGCCACAGAGGGGGCTGACCCAGCCATCTGGACTCCAAGTCCATGTGTGACAAGCTGGACCAACCCATTTCGGAGGCCCCCGATTGCTGAGATGTGCCCTGTGGGCTTCTAGGATTCATGATGCCACCCACAGTGGACTAGACCCAATGATAGAGTGACTTCGGTCTCCTGCCTGGCCTGCCACGGACTGGCCATCCCACCC
Encoded proteins:
- the WNT9B gene encoding protein Wnt-9b gives rise to the protein MRPPPALALAGLCLLALPAAAAAYFGLTGREVLTPFPGLGTDAAPAQGDAHLKQCDLLKLSRRQKQLCRREPGLAETLRDAAHLGLLECQFQFRHERWDCSLEGRMGLLKRGFKETAFLYAVSSAALTHALARACSAGRMERCTCDDSPGLESRQAWQWGVCGDNLKYSTKFLNNFLGPKRGSKDLRARADAHNTHVGMKAVKSGLRTTCKCHGVSGSCAVRTCWKQLSPFRETGQVLKLRYDSAVKVSSATNEALGRLELWAPARPGSPAKGLVPRPGDLVYMEDSPSFCRPSKYSPGTAGRVCSREASCSSLCCGRGYDTQSRLVAFSCHCQVQWCCYVECQQCMQEELVYTCKP